The genomic stretch TGTATTTCTGCTGGCCAGTGCCCTATACATATTCGTGTAAAAGCGCTCCTTTTCCCTAGCATCATTACTGGCAACGTTCACCCTGCCCAGCAGCTCATTCCAAACACTCTGTTGGTTAGCAACTACTGCATCAAAGTCCCAGCCGAAAGGCTTGGTTATTTCTTCAGAAAGATTCTTAGCGGCATTCTCTATGCTCACATAAGAAATCCCGGTACGCATCTGTACGGTTTTGTTTTGGAGGATATCAAACTCCACAAATGCCCCAGCACTCTTTGGGTAAGCAGCAGATAAATTTTCACCCTTAACTATCTGTTCATCTATCCAATGGCCAAACTCAGCAATAGGCTGATCAAACTCAATCACAAAATGAACAATGTAATCCTGCCCAACTCCTTTGGACCAGGCGTTGGGAGTCAATTGGTGGCTTTTCCCTTCGATTCTGGTAGGTGATACCCGGGTGATCTCACAGGATTCTATCTGATAATCATATTCTGTGGGAATCGACAGGTCGATCATAATCCTCCCTCTTTCTCCCTTTCCGAACTCGTACTTCTGAAAACTTGCCCTGTCTGTGGCAGTCAGAGAAGCCCAGATGTCCGTATCGGTCAGATGTACTTTGTACAATCCAATCCCTCCATATTCCGAACTTTTGTCTATCGCAGAACGGTAGCCGGAAGTCACATCACTTTGATCTCCTACGGTAGTTTGGATCACATCTCCCGAGGTCGGGAATGTCCCCAATCCTGTCATGGTCCATTCATGAATATGACTGAAAGTGCCTATGGATTCAAAATTGGGATCGTAGCCCGCCTGCCATCCGGAATTCTGGTTGTCAGGGCTCAGCTTTACCATCCCAAAAGGCATCCATGGCCCGGGAGCGATCATCCAGCGGGAATGTGCCGTGCCCAAAAGCGTATTGACATAGCCACTCAGCCCTTGAATGGGCTGGGGAGTTCTGGTGATTTCTCCCTGATTGACGGGTTGTCCATCCAATAAAATTTCATAGGAGCTTCTCGTGGATTGGGTCACCCCAGGCATTCCTGCTTCCAATAAGTATTTTCCTTGTTCCAGTTTTTGGGTTAGAATTTCCTTTCCGTCAAGCCTAACCGTTAATTCAGGTTCTTCATCCAAATGGAATATTTCTACCAACAAAGGCTGAACGGAAGCTCCTGAACCTTTTAACTGATAATCAGCGGGAATTACTTCCCCTACTACCGCATCCTGTGGTTTGATCAGCTCGGGAGAAAGAGAGCTTGCCAGGGAGATCTGGTCAAAAGCTATCCAACCTCCATCCAGGACAGAAATCGAGATATGGTTCAGCCCGTTCTGAAGAATTCCTTCTTCTAGGGGAATCTCGATGGGTTGTGCGGATCCGGAAGTCCCCATCCCCTTCTCCAAAGCCAATCCTGCTCCCTTTTTCAGCTTAAACTGAAAATCTTTTCCATTAACCAAGACTTTCAAATGGGGTGCATGCAAAGAATCTGTATCAGCAAGGTCTATCTTCAGCTTGCCTGCTACTCCTGTAGCTTCATCCAAAACAAACCCTAAATTCAGAAAATGCGAACGTATGCCCGCTGTTGGCCCAGTGCCTCCCCAGCCGTTTTTTGGACCAGGAAGAACGTAAGGAAAATCTGTTTTGACATCGTCTCTGCCGACCCAGAAAATCCTGTCCTCAAATCCAAAATCATTGGCAATGTACTCTAAATACCTATCAGGATAAAGAGAGAAGCCTTCACCAGAATTGGTTTTCGCTCCAAGCCGAAACAGCTCATTGTCCTGTCCCAACACAGTAGAGTATGATGCACTAATCAATAGCAGAAAAAGCAGAAGGCTTTTGCTGTAAAGTCTTTTCAATATTTTGTTAGGTCTATTTCTTATAGTACTTACTTTCATGGGTTTGATGTTAGCAGGCTGAATCTTTAACATAAGAAATCACAACTTTTGCCCGTTCGGATCCGAGATTTTTCAGCGTATAACTTCCTGTAGCTGCGGGAATGGCGAAAGTCTCCGCAAAATGAAATTTAAGATCCTGGGCAGAAGAAGTATGCAGTTCCAGACTTTCTCCTTCCACCAGCATCAATAAGTGACATTGACCAGCTGTAAGAATGCTGATTTCAGAATCAAACTCATATCGAATCACTTCATAAAAATGATCAGGGTGTGTAGGAAGGAGGATTTTCTCCCAATCATCGCCAGCCTCAATCACCTCTGGCTTGGAGATCAAGGTATCTTGAACTACCTGTCCTTTTCTGGAAAAATCAAGGTTCTCGAAGGCACGGTCCACATTCAGCGGTCGGGGTTCCCCGTTCAGATCCAATCGCTGCCAATCATAGATTTTAAAAGTGTAGATATAGGGTGTAGCACTTATTTCCAGCACCAAATTGTCGGTTCCTGAGCAATGAATGGTGCCATTAGGAATCAGGTATAATCCATGCTTTTCTGAAGGAAGCTTTTGGACAAATTTTTCCACATCGATTGTTGATTTGGCAGCAATCGATTTTTCCAATTCATTTCTAAACTCTTCCGGATCGATATCTTCATGAAATCCCAGATAAACATGCGACTCGGGAGTAGTGTCCATAATGTAGTACGTTTCGTCCTGTGTGAAATCCTCTCCAAAATGCTGCTTAGCATATGCTGTAGTCGGGTGACATTGTACGGATAGATTACCCCCATCAAAGGTGTCCAGGAAATCAAATCTGATTGGAAAATCATCCCCAAACCGATTAAAGGCTTTCCCCAAAATTTTCTCTCCTGCTCTATACATCAGCCAGTCAAATGAAACCTCAAGTAGCATTTCCGAGGAAGAAAAAACCAGTCCGTTTTCCGGAACTATCATTTCAAAAGACCAAGCGTAGTTAGGTTCGTTTTGCGGCAGATCCGGGATATTTTTAGACAGCCACTGCCCTCCCCACACACCGGACTCAAACCAGGGTCTCACCCGAAAATACGACTTAGACATGGCATCCAAACCAGCTCTGAATACCTCTCCACTCATCCAGGTAGGGTTAGCTGATCTTTGCTGGTCAACAATGAAATCTACCTGCGGCAACAGCCTTTTCTTCTCCTTGTTGCAGATCACCCAATCCACAAAGAAAAAATGCTTGTAAGCCTGCTTCGGCTCTTTTGCTTCAACTATCGCCAAATTTGTGATTGATCCGGCCCGCATCCTGTATTGTAGCTCATTTTTGGGCAGATCAAAATAGACCAATCTTCCATCAATTCCGCACAAGGACGCTCCGCAACCATAAATGATAGTGGTTACTTGACTTTGCGAATCGAATTCAGACAGGAAATCTGATCG from Algoriphagus sp. NG3 encodes the following:
- a CDS encoding GH92 family glycosyl hydrolase codes for the protein MKVSTIRNRPNKILKRLYSKSLLLFLLLISASYSTVLGQDNELFRLGAKTNSGEGFSLYPDRYLEYIANDFGFEDRIFWVGRDDVKTDFPYVLPGPKNGWGGTGPTAGIRSHFLNLGFVLDEATGVAGKLKIDLADTDSLHAPHLKVLVNGKDFQFKLKKGAGLALEKGMGTSGSAQPIEIPLEEGILQNGLNHISISVLDGGWIAFDQISLASSLSPELIKPQDAVVGEVIPADYQLKGSGASVQPLLVEIFHLDEEPELTVRLDGKEILTQKLEQGKYLLEAGMPGVTQSTRSSYEILLDGQPVNQGEITRTPQPIQGLSGYVNTLLGTAHSRWMIAPGPWMPFGMVKLSPDNQNSGWQAGYDPNFESIGTFSHIHEWTMTGLGTFPTSGDVIQTTVGDQSDVTSGYRSAIDKSSEYGGIGLYKVHLTDTDIWASLTATDRASFQKYEFGKGERGRIMIDLSIPTEYDYQIESCEITRVSPTRIEGKSHQLTPNAWSKGVGQDYIVHFVIEFDQPIAEFGHWIDEQIVKGENLSAAYPKSAGAFVEFDILQNKTVQMRTGISYVSIENAAKNLSEEITKPFGWDFDAVVANQQSVWNELLGRVNVASNDAREKERFYTNMYRALASRNTFSDVDGKWRDADENIQQFEDPNDLALGCDAFWNTFWNLNQFWNLVTPEWSNKWVRSQLAMYDNSGWLAKGPAGMEYIPVMVAEHEIPLIVGAYQMGIRDYDVEKAFEAVVKMQTTEATEVGGGLAGNRDLIPYLEHKYVPYDQGRFSNSLEYSFDDWTVGQFAKSLGKSAEYKQFNDRGNWWKNVIDPVTGYARMKDSEGNWLEDFDPFTSGANHHYVEGNAWQLTFFVPQDVPGLMKEIGKEKFLERLEWGFEESDRWRFNGPNDQYWDYPVVQGNQQSMHFAFLFNYAGKPWLTQKWSRAIADRYYGYEVTNAYLGDEDQGQMSAWFVMASLGLFQVDGGTRAEPIYEIASPLFEQVEIKLDNQYGRGEKFIITANNASRKNMYVQSATLNGKPLNQFWFEAKELLKGGELVLEMGPEPNEKWGTGKLPY
- a CDS encoding class I mannose-6-phosphate isomerase — its product is MNRLSNQPQVPLQKHKNNTDTYDIFPAFELEPTKIQTGYDALFDMIYTSRIIILDGYVGVDWNEISAAISDYFSQRGTAYKLINCADYYKPVDEIEKLTAPFLRGDDPVFGKKTDLDLKDYFRSDFLSEFDSQSQVTTIIYGCGASLCGIDGRLVYFDLPKNELQYRMRAGSITNLAIVEAKEPKQAYKHFFFVDWVICNKEKKRLLPQVDFIVDQQRSANPTWMSGEVFRAGLDAMSKSYFRVRPWFESGVWGGQWLSKNIPDLPQNEPNYAWSFEMIVPENGLVFSSSEMLLEVSFDWLMYRAGEKILGKAFNRFGDDFPIRFDFLDTFDGGNLSVQCHPTTAYAKQHFGEDFTQDETYYIMDTTPESHVYLGFHEDIDPEEFRNELEKSIAAKSTIDVEKFVQKLPSEKHGLYLIPNGTIHCSGTDNLVLEISATPYIYTFKIYDWQRLDLNGEPRPLNVDRAFENLDFSRKGQVVQDTLISKPEVIEAGDDWEKILLPTHPDHFYEVIRYEFDSEISILTAGQCHLLMLVEGESLELHTSSAQDLKFHFAETFAIPAATGSYTLKNLGSERAKVVISYVKDSAC